The proteins below come from a single Methyloprofundus sedimenti genomic window:
- a CDS encoding glycoside hydrolase family 15 protein produces MNPLSELDHYFQQVQNIILDRQDPISGLLPASTAITAHGDYTDAWVRDNVYSILAAWGLALAYRRSADSIGRTYILEQSVVKLMRGLLVAMMRQAHKVERFKHTQDPLDALHAKYDTHTGEIVVGDHEWGHLQLDATSLFLLMLAQMTASGLRIVFTIDEVNFIQNLVHYIARAYRTPDYGIWERGNKSNHGIAELNASSVGMAKAALEAMSGFNLFGKDGGQSSKIHVLSDEIARSRIALEALLPRESISKEVDSAVLSVIGFPAFAVDDPDLLQKTEQLICEKLQGKYGCKRFLRDGHQVVIEDSHRMHYEAHELKQFMDIECEWPLFFSYLLLNKLFAGDTDKAREYRNKLKGLLVEQNGQLLLPELYIVPEDKIEAERKNPHSQERVPNENVPLVWAQSLFILGEMLQDGLLEFSDIDPLGRSNFMGRNQKTDLKIQLTLLAEDPEVQSKLAKLGINTQTIDQIAPIQIRESSDLAAAFTQVGRNKRLGLSGRPNKQIRALGTSLLYKLGDQQFVFLPQFLNQRGFYLMLDIPLLVERLRLELGYIYQHWDRPGKPLVTIVIKHNMLDNDGHQLLVDFMQELKQGEILGVPVQLGNMHEFITTTGLETINYLHDFHFSEKSEPNEIRPCCILLPVDLTKTEAVMPQAINDWNKLTDDTLIKLLTNSTNLYAQHEILNLLYCRHGLDFEISLPEANDLRYHLRDVFEEIYTLAGNLNEWSLVRHCAGLLNKHDANLEQAATDILVRQKSLSVGREYSNKATFQRPANAHEILERIRTFNSPNVYVHIIIQELIIYLGILIKSNPELFNDMHTVRVGHIMQLIIIRLQRQQKCNLGEAFDALVALPPHTIELKVKETLADYQNSESQLNMSESLRYEGQIKNLDSARFSEQIDPKDRGRAGDWHEWREQQGSIGRQTESFFADVWEVLHHCKGLIISEKLNKQRRLDSEHILAEMTDKEKSFVLLINHRLDKVQSPDYRQLTVETLHALASIFRDNPDLQVEDTLMTDTLIYHAVRLTWLDKHPEREAQYELDHALSWQGFYQLPPHEVANGIIDGLKYLLATNNEIPGA; encoded by the coding sequence ATGAACCCTTTATCAGAATTAGATCATTATTTTCAGCAAGTGCAGAATATCATTCTCGACCGACAGGATCCGATCAGTGGACTATTACCAGCAAGTACAGCAATAACAGCTCATGGTGACTATACAGATGCCTGGGTACGTGACAATGTTTATAGTATTCTTGCCGCCTGGGGGCTTGCACTAGCCTATCGTCGTAGTGCTGATAGTATAGGAAGAACCTATATCCTTGAACAAAGTGTGGTTAAATTAATGCGTGGTTTGTTAGTCGCTATGATGCGCCAGGCACATAAAGTCGAGCGTTTCAAACACACTCAAGACCCTCTTGATGCCTTGCATGCCAAATATGACACCCACACCGGAGAGATAGTAGTAGGCGACCATGAATGGGGGCATTTACAACTCGATGCAACATCACTTTTCTTATTGATGTTAGCGCAAATGACTGCATCTGGTCTGCGTATCGTTTTCACCATAGATGAAGTAAATTTCATACAAAACCTTGTGCATTATATTGCACGTGCCTATCGTACTCCCGATTACGGTATCTGGGAGCGGGGTAATAAAAGTAACCATGGTATTGCCGAATTAAATGCCAGTTCCGTTGGTATGGCTAAAGCCGCACTTGAAGCCATGTCAGGATTTAATCTATTTGGCAAGGATGGTGGTCAGTCTTCTAAAATTCACGTGCTCAGCGATGAAATTGCGCGCTCCAGGATTGCACTGGAAGCTTTATTACCGCGCGAATCAATTTCCAAAGAAGTCGATTCAGCAGTTCTAAGTGTGATTGGTTTCCCCGCATTTGCCGTTGATGATCCAGATTTGTTACAAAAAACTGAACAGCTTATCTGTGAAAAACTTCAAGGTAAATATGGCTGTAAACGTTTTTTGCGCGATGGTCATCAAGTAGTTATTGAAGACAGTCACCGTATGCACTATGAAGCCCATGAACTAAAGCAGTTCATGGATATTGAATGTGAATGGCCCTTGTTTTTTAGCTATTTACTACTCAATAAACTGTTTGCCGGCGATACCGATAAAGCCCGGGAATATCGTAATAAACTAAAAGGACTCCTGGTTGAACAAAATGGTCAGCTATTGCTACCAGAATTGTACATCGTGCCTGAAGATAAAATAGAAGCCGAACGCAAGAATCCGCACAGTCAGGAACGGGTACCCAATGAAAATGTGCCCTTAGTATGGGCTCAAAGCCTGTTTATTCTTGGAGAAATGCTCCAGGATGGTTTACTGGAATTCAGTGACATTGACCCATTAGGGCGTAGTAACTTTATGGGTCGTAATCAAAAAACAGACCTAAAAATCCAGTTGACGCTACTTGCGGAAGACCCGGAGGTACAAAGCAAGCTGGCTAAATTGGGCATTAATACCCAAACAATTGATCAGATTGCCCCTATTCAAATTAGAGAATCCAGCGACCTGGCTGCTGCATTCACTCAAGTAGGACGCAATAAGCGGCTGGGTTTAAGTGGCAGACCCAATAAGCAAATTCGTGCCCTGGGAACATCCCTGCTCTATAAACTTGGTGATCAACAGTTTGTGTTTTTACCACAGTTTTTAAACCAGCGTGGTTTTTATCTCATGCTGGACATTCCTTTACTTGTCGAGCGTCTACGCCTGGAGCTGGGGTATATCTATCAACATTGGGACCGTCCAGGAAAACCACTAGTCACTATCGTTATCAAACACAATATGCTGGACAATGACGGACATCAATTATTAGTAGACTTTATGCAGGAATTAAAACAAGGAGAAATTCTTGGTGTCCCTGTTCAACTAGGTAATATGCACGAGTTCATCACCACAACCGGTCTTGAAACCATTAACTATCTACATGACTTCCACTTTTCCGAAAAAAGCGAGCCAAACGAAATTCGCCCATGTTGCATCTTATTACCGGTAGACCTGACAAAAACCGAAGCAGTAATGCCGCAAGCTATAAATGACTGGAATAAGTTAACTGACGATACACTGATAAAACTGCTTACCAATAGTACCAATCTGTATGCACAACATGAAATTCTCAATTTATTGTATTGTCGGCATGGGCTCGATTTTGAAATAAGCTTACCCGAAGCAAACGACCTTCGATATCATCTGCGTGATGTGTTTGAGGAAATCTATACTTTGGCTGGGAACCTGAATGAATGGAGTCTGGTGCGACATTGTGCCGGTTTACTAAATAAACACGATGCGAACCTGGAGCAAGCAGCGACGGATATCTTAGTGCGCCAGAAAAGTCTTAGTGTTGGCCGTGAATACAGTAATAAGGCTACCTTCCAACGCCCAGCTAATGCACACGAGATACTGGAAAGAATTCGCACCTTCAATAGCCCCAATGTTTACGTTCATATTATCATTCAGGAATTAATAATCTATCTGGGTATTTTGATTAAATCCAACCCGGAGTTATTTAACGATATGCATACTGTTAGAGTCGGGCATATTATGCAATTAATTATAATTCGTCTACAGCGGCAACAGAAATGTAACCTGGGTGAAGCTTTCGATGCATTAGTAGCGCTCCCACCCCATACCATTGAATTAAAGGTAAAAGAAACCCTGGCCGATTACCAGAACTCGGAATCTCAATTAAACATGAGTGAATCATTACGCTATGAAGGCCAGATTAAAAACCTGGATAGTGCCCGTTTTTCAGAGCAAATCGACCCTAAAGATCGAGGCAGAGCTGGGGATTGGCACGAATGGCGCGAACAACAAGGCAGTATAGGGCGTCAAACAGAGTCATTTTTTGCTGATGTCTGGGAAGTACTGCACCATTGTAAAGGTTTAATCATCAGTGAGAAATTGAATAAGCAACGGCGCCTGGATAGCGAGCATATACTCGCCGAAATGACGGATAAAGAAAAAAGCTTTGTTCTGTTGATCAACCACCGGCTGGATAAAGTTCAGTCTCCTGACTACCGGCAATTAACAGTAGAAACGCTACATGCTTTGGCATCTATTTTCAGAGATAACCCGGATTTACAAGTCGAAGATACTTTAATGACCGACACTCTGATTTATCATGCTGTGCGCCTTACCTGGCTAGATAAACATCCAGAACGAGAGGCTCAATATGAACTGGATCACGCCTTATCATGGCAAGGATTTTATCAACTACCTCCGCATGAAGTAGCCAATGGAATTATCGACGGATTAAAGTACTTATTAGCAACAAACAACGAAATACCAGGAGCTTAA
- a CDS encoding EAL domain-containing protein, which yields MSLEKKNVTEKKKNAAIEESFRYIFENSLNEIFVFDAETFKFIKANRGACKNIGYTQEELTQLTPVDIKPEMNLETFVQLVEPLRTRAKEIIQFETIHQRKNGSSYFVEVHLQLTHFLTKPAFIAIILDISRRKEVENRLNLVIDGAELGYWDWNYVSDEHFVNDRWLEMLGLQRSQLDNQVDDWANRLHPDDQQRVHKVIEQSIKSKKPYTVEFRIRHQQGHWTWIQGSGAVVAYDIDNHSALRLCGTHQDISLRKQNEEQIKKLLQAVEQSPSLVIITDTTGNIEYVNSKILELTGYFADEVIGKNICILSSGKTTINDYRELWNTLKSGKNWRGILQNKKKNGDLYWSQESFAPIKDSNDQVSHFIAIQEDITEAKKLSEQLNYQASHDPLTDLINRREFENRINRVIATAKTTNSVHVLCYLDLDHFKIINDTCTHIAGDELLKQFAKILKNTFRYRDTVGRLGGDEFAILLEHCSLQQAELHAQELLTKISNFQFYWDNKNFRIGVSIGITDITTNTKSLSDLLSNADIACYSAKNAGRNCTHIYQKTDSILASNRKELQWISKINQALNENLFTLYVQPIYQLNTTNSPDHYEVLIRMQDTNGDIILPGAFLPAVERFNLSLQLDQWVIRAVFNWIKQTTEKDINVPFLSINLSGKNLGNKHLLYFIHEQLNNNSHLFANKICFEITETAAINKLIDAQDFISELSQRGVKFSLDDFGSGLSSFDYLKNLPVDYLKIDGQFVKNIEDDAVAFALVKSINEIGHIMGKKTIAEFVENEEVLKKLSELNIDYVQGYYIGKPEPLDQFLSLE from the coding sequence GCCTGTAAAAATATCGGTTACACACAGGAAGAATTAACTCAACTTACACCAGTGGATATAAAGCCAGAAATGAACCTGGAAACGTTCGTTCAGCTTGTCGAACCACTACGAACCCGGGCTAAAGAAATTATCCAGTTCGAAACTATCCATCAGCGAAAAAATGGTAGCTCTTATTTTGTAGAAGTACACTTACAACTAACTCATTTTTTAACAAAACCTGCATTCATTGCCATTATTCTTGATATATCACGACGTAAAGAGGTTGAAAATCGATTGAATCTGGTTATTGACGGTGCTGAACTTGGATACTGGGACTGGAATTATGTCTCTGACGAACATTTTGTTAATGACCGCTGGTTGGAAATGTTAGGTCTGCAACGATCCCAGCTTGACAACCAGGTGGACGACTGGGCAAATCGCTTACATCCTGATGACCAACAGCGAGTACATAAAGTTATTGAACAAAGTATCAAGAGCAAAAAGCCTTATACCGTTGAATTTAGGATACGTCATCAGCAAGGGCACTGGACATGGATTCAGGGTTCAGGCGCTGTCGTTGCCTATGATATAGATAATCATTCAGCCTTAAGATTATGTGGAACACATCAGGATATATCGCTTCGCAAACAAAATGAAGAACAGATCAAAAAACTTTTACAGGCAGTTGAGCAGAGCCCTAGCCTTGTCATTATTACTGACACGACCGGAAATATCGAATATGTTAATTCTAAAATCCTCGAGTTAACGGGATATTTTGCTGACGAAGTAATCGGTAAAAACATATGTATCTTAAGCTCAGGAAAAACCACTATTAATGATTACAGAGAACTATGGAACACTCTTAAATCGGGAAAAAACTGGCGAGGAATACTACAGAATAAAAAGAAAAATGGAGACCTTTACTGGTCTCAGGAGTCATTTGCCCCCATTAAGGATAGCAATGACCAAGTATCACATTTTATTGCTATTCAAGAAGACATTACAGAAGCAAAGAAACTTTCAGAACAGTTAAATTATCAAGCATCGCATGACCCCTTGACTGACTTGATCAATCGACGGGAATTTGAAAACCGCATTAACAGGGTCATTGCAACCGCTAAAACTACTAATAGTGTACATGTTTTATGCTATCTGGATTTAGACCACTTTAAAATTATTAATGATACATGCACTCACATTGCCGGTGATGAACTGTTGAAGCAATTCGCTAAAATTTTAAAGAACACTTTTCGCTACAGAGATACAGTAGGTCGCTTAGGGGGAGATGAGTTTGCCATTCTGTTAGAGCACTGTTCGCTTCAACAGGCTGAATTACATGCTCAAGAATTATTAACCAAGATCAGTAACTTTCAATTTTATTGGGATAATAAAAATTTTCGTATTGGTGTCAGTATTGGCATTACAGATATAACAACAAACACCAAGAGTTTATCTGATTTATTGTCTAATGCAGATATCGCCTGTTACTCAGCAAAAAATGCCGGTAGAAACTGTACACATATCTATCAAAAAACGGATAGCATTTTAGCTTCAAATCGAAAAGAACTACAATGGATTAGTAAAATAAATCAGGCACTTAATGAAAACCTGTTTACCTTATATGTACAGCCTATTTATCAATTAAATACGACTAATAGCCCTGACCATTATGAAGTGTTAATACGCATGCAAGACACTAATGGCGATATTATTCTCCCCGGAGCATTTTTACCGGCAGTAGAAAGATTTAACCTTTCATTACAGCTAGATCAATGGGTGATCAGAGCTGTATTTAACTGGATTAAACAAACAACTGAAAAAGATATTAATGTACCCTTTTTATCAATTAATCTTTCTGGAAAAAATCTAGGCAATAAACACTTGCTGTATTTTATTCATGAACAGCTAAATAACAATTCTCACTTATTCGCTAATAAAATCTGTTTTGAAATTACAGAAACAGCTGCAATCAATAAATTAATTGATGCACAAGATTTTATTTCAGAATTAAGCCAACGTGGTGTCAAATTTTCTCTCGATGATTTCGGCAGTGGCTTGTCATCATTTGATTATTTAAAAAATCTTCCGGTAGATTACCTTAAAATTGACGGGCAGTTTGTCAAAAATATTGAAGATGATGCAGTAGCTTTTGCTCTGGTTAAATCAATTAATGAAATTGGGCATATCATGGGAAAAAAAACAATTGCGGAGTTTGTTGAGAATGAAGAAGTCTTAAAAAAATTATCTGAACTTAATATTGATTATGTTCAGGGCTATTATATTGGTAAGCCCGAACCGCTTGATCAATTTCTTAGTTTGGAGTAA